From Salarias fasciatus chromosome 12, fSalaFa1.1, whole genome shotgun sequence, the proteins below share one genomic window:
- the slc20a2 gene encoding sodium-dependent phosphate transporter 2 isoform X1 produces the protein MDLESYMWMVIIGFIIAFVLAFSVGANDVANSFGTAVGSGVVTLKQACILASIFETLGSMLLGAKVGETIRKGIIDVQLYNDTVPVLMAGEVSAMVGSAVWQLIASFLKLPISGTHCIVGATIGFSMVAIGTKGVQWMQLVKIVSSWFISPLLSGLMSGLLFMLIRHFILNKDDSVPNGLRALPLFYASTIGINTFSIMYTGAPLLGLGELPVWAIFLITLAGSLVCAALVWIFVCPWMRRKIASRLKKEQALSRISDESLDKIPEEEEESPVFKELPGAKGTDEAVLPLTGSSSERATRDSSGELTNLANGGTVLPNGRVYGRTHSMTNGCLKSPVSNGSFSFDGHMRSDGQVYHTVHKDSGLYKDLLHKIHLGRMDESDRSGSHSGPPDNNYRLLRRNNSYTCYTAAICGMPVQPLIRTESRDDSEKLVGEGGGRSNSVSYSKKRVRYDSYSSYCNAVAEAEIEAEEGGVEMKLATELEGVEEEGGAAPMPLEDLTEEDHEEKDKSEVFLLFHFLQILTACFGSFAHGGNDVSNAIGPLVALWMIYDQGGVMQDAATPIWLLFYGGVGICAGLWVWGRRVIQTMGKDLTPITPSSGFTIELASAVTVVLASNIGIPVSTTHCKVGSVVAVGWIRSQKAVDWRLFRNIFLAWFVTVPVAGLFSAAVMALFVYGILPFV, from the exons ATGGATTTGGAGTCATATATGTGGATGGTCATCATTGGCTTCATCATTGCCTTCGTCTTGGCGTTCTCGGTTGGAGCCAACGATGTGGCCAACTCTTTCGGCACGGCGGTGGGATCCGGCGTGGTCACGCTCAAGCAGGCCTGCATCCTGGCGTCCATCTTTGAGACGCTGGGGTCCATGCTGCTCGGAGCCAAAGTGGGAGAGACGATCCGGAAGGGCATCATAGATGTGCAGCTCTACAACGACACGGTGCCCGTGCTCATGGCGGGAGAGGTCAGCGCCATGGTCG ggtCAGCTGTCTGGCAGCTAATCGCCTCCTTCCTCAAGCTGCCCATCTCTGGGACTCACTGCATTGTTGGCGCCACCATTGGCTTCTCGATGGTGGCCATCGGTACAAAGGGCGTGCAGTGGATGCAGCTCGTCAAGATCG TGTCGTCGTGGTTCATCTCACCGTTGCTCTCTGGACTCATGTCTGGACTCCTCTTCATGCTCATCAGACACTTTATCCTCAACAAG GATGACTCTGTCCCGAACGGCCTGCGAGCGCTGCCCCTCTTCTACGCCTCCACCATCGGGATCAACACGTTCTCCATAATGTACACTGGAGCGCCGT TGCTCGGGTTGGGAGAGCTGCCGGTCTGGGCCATCTTCCTCATCACTTTGGCCGGGTCGTTGGTGTGCGCGGCTCTGGTCTGGATCTTCGTCTGTCCTTGGATGAGAAGAAAAATAGCaa GTCGTTTAAAGAAGGAGCAGGCTCTGTCCAGGATTTCTGACGAGAGCCTGGACAAGatccccgaggaggaggaggagagtcccGTCTTCAAGGAGCTGCCGGGGGCAAAGGGCACGGACGAGGCGGTGCTACCTCTGACGGGCAGCAGCAGCGAACGCGCCACTCGTGACTCCAGCGGAGAGCTCACCAACTTGGCCAATGGCGGCACCGTCCTGCCAAACGGACGGGTCTACG GTCGAACTCACTCAATGACGAACGGCTGCCTCAAGTCGCCCGTCTCCAACGGCAGCTTCAGCTTCGACGGCCACATGCGCAGCGACGGCCAGGTGTACCACACGGTGCACAAAGACTCGGGCCTCTACAAAGACCTGCTGCACAAAATCCACCTGGGCCGCATGGACGAGAGCGACCGCTCGGGCTCCCACTCCGGCCCGCCCGACAACAACTACCGCCTGCTGCGCCGCAACAACAGCTACACCTGCTACACGGCGGCGATATGCGGCATGCCCGTGCAGCCGCTAATACGCACGGAATCGCGCGACGACAGCGAAAAGCTGGTGGGCGAGGGCGGCGGGAGGAGCAACAGCGTGTCCTACTCCAAGAAGCGGGTGCGCTACGACAGCTACTCGTCGTACTGCAACGCCGTGGCCGAGGCGGAGATcgaggcggaggagggcggCGTGGAGATGAAGCTGGCCACCGAGCTGGaaggggtggaggaagagggaggggcgGCGCCGATGCCGCTGGAGGACTTGACAGAAGAGGACCACGAGGAGAAGGACAAATCGGAggtgtttctgctgttccacTTCCTGCAGATCCTCACGGCCTGCTTTGGATCCTTCGCCCACGGAGGCAACGACGTCAG TAATGCCATCGggcccttggtggcgctgtggATGATTTACGACCAGGGAGGTGTCATGCAGGACGCCGCCACCCCCATCTGGCTGCTGTTCTACGGCGGAGTGGGCATCTGCGCCGGCCTCTGGGTCTGGGGCCGCCGCGTCATCCAGACCATGGGCAAGGACCTGACCCCCATCACCCCCTCAAG TGGATTCACTATTGAACTGGCTTCTGCAGTCACAGTCGTGTTGGCTTCCAATATCGGAATCCCTGTCAGTACCACACACTGCAAG
- the slc20a2 gene encoding sodium-dependent phosphate transporter 2 isoform X2 — protein sequence MDLESYMWMVIIGFIIAFVLAFSVGANDVANSFGTAVGSGVVTLKQACILASIFETLGSMLLGAKVGETIRKGIIDVQLYNDTVPVLMAGEVSAMVGSAVWQLIASFLKLPISGTHCIVGATIGFSMVAIGTKGVQWMQLVKIVSSWFISPLLSGLMSGLLFMLIRHFILNKDDSVPNGLRALPLFYASTIGINTFSIMYTGAPLLGLGELPVWAIFLITLAGSLVCAALVWIFVCPWMRRKIASRLKKEQALSRISDESLDKIPEEEEESPVFKELPGAKGTDEAVLPLTGSSSERATRDSSGELTNLANGGTVLPNGRVYGRTHSMTNGCLKSPVSNGSFSFDGHMRSDGQVYHTVHKDSGLYKDLLHKIHLGRMDESDRSGSHSGPPDNNYRLLRRNNSYTCYTAAICGMPVQPLIRTESRDDSEKLVGEGGGRSNSVSYSKKRVRYDSYSSYCNAVAEAEIEAEEGGVEMKLATELEGVEEEGGAAPMPLEDLTEEDHEEKDKSEVFLLFHFLQILTACFGSFAHGGNDVSNAIGPLVALWMIYDQGGVMQDAATPIWLLFYGGVGICAGLWVWGRRVIQTMGKDLTPITPSSGFCIEVMSALTVLVASNVGIPISSTHCKVGSVVAVGWIRSQKAVDWRLFRNIFLAWFVTVPVAGLFSAAVMALFVYGILPFV from the exons ATGGATTTGGAGTCATATATGTGGATGGTCATCATTGGCTTCATCATTGCCTTCGTCTTGGCGTTCTCGGTTGGAGCCAACGATGTGGCCAACTCTTTCGGCACGGCGGTGGGATCCGGCGTGGTCACGCTCAAGCAGGCCTGCATCCTGGCGTCCATCTTTGAGACGCTGGGGTCCATGCTGCTCGGAGCCAAAGTGGGAGAGACGATCCGGAAGGGCATCATAGATGTGCAGCTCTACAACGACACGGTGCCCGTGCTCATGGCGGGAGAGGTCAGCGCCATGGTCG ggtCAGCTGTCTGGCAGCTAATCGCCTCCTTCCTCAAGCTGCCCATCTCTGGGACTCACTGCATTGTTGGCGCCACCATTGGCTTCTCGATGGTGGCCATCGGTACAAAGGGCGTGCAGTGGATGCAGCTCGTCAAGATCG TGTCGTCGTGGTTCATCTCACCGTTGCTCTCTGGACTCATGTCTGGACTCCTCTTCATGCTCATCAGACACTTTATCCTCAACAAG GATGACTCTGTCCCGAACGGCCTGCGAGCGCTGCCCCTCTTCTACGCCTCCACCATCGGGATCAACACGTTCTCCATAATGTACACTGGAGCGCCGT TGCTCGGGTTGGGAGAGCTGCCGGTCTGGGCCATCTTCCTCATCACTTTGGCCGGGTCGTTGGTGTGCGCGGCTCTGGTCTGGATCTTCGTCTGTCCTTGGATGAGAAGAAAAATAGCaa GTCGTTTAAAGAAGGAGCAGGCTCTGTCCAGGATTTCTGACGAGAGCCTGGACAAGatccccgaggaggaggaggagagtcccGTCTTCAAGGAGCTGCCGGGGGCAAAGGGCACGGACGAGGCGGTGCTACCTCTGACGGGCAGCAGCAGCGAACGCGCCACTCGTGACTCCAGCGGAGAGCTCACCAACTTGGCCAATGGCGGCACCGTCCTGCCAAACGGACGGGTCTACG GTCGAACTCACTCAATGACGAACGGCTGCCTCAAGTCGCCCGTCTCCAACGGCAGCTTCAGCTTCGACGGCCACATGCGCAGCGACGGCCAGGTGTACCACACGGTGCACAAAGACTCGGGCCTCTACAAAGACCTGCTGCACAAAATCCACCTGGGCCGCATGGACGAGAGCGACCGCTCGGGCTCCCACTCCGGCCCGCCCGACAACAACTACCGCCTGCTGCGCCGCAACAACAGCTACACCTGCTACACGGCGGCGATATGCGGCATGCCCGTGCAGCCGCTAATACGCACGGAATCGCGCGACGACAGCGAAAAGCTGGTGGGCGAGGGCGGCGGGAGGAGCAACAGCGTGTCCTACTCCAAGAAGCGGGTGCGCTACGACAGCTACTCGTCGTACTGCAACGCCGTGGCCGAGGCGGAGATcgaggcggaggagggcggCGTGGAGATGAAGCTGGCCACCGAGCTGGaaggggtggaggaagagggaggggcgGCGCCGATGCCGCTGGAGGACTTGACAGAAGAGGACCACGAGGAGAAGGACAAATCGGAggtgtttctgctgttccacTTCCTGCAGATCCTCACGGCCTGCTTTGGATCCTTCGCCCACGGAGGCAACGACGTCAG TAATGCCATCGggcccttggtggcgctgtggATGATTTACGACCAGGGAGGTGTCATGCAGGACGCCGCCACCCCCATCTGGCTGCTGTTCTACGGCGGAGTGGGCATCTGCGCCGGCCTCTGGGTCTGGGGCCGCCGCGTCATCCAGACCATGGGCAAGGACCTGACCCCCATCACCCCCTCAAG CGGATTTTGCATTGAAGTAATGAGTGCGCTAACAGTGCTTGTTGCATCAAATGTGGGCATCCCAATAAGCTCCACCCACTGCAAG